From the Lathyrus oleraceus cultivar Zhongwan6 chromosome 4, CAAS_Psat_ZW6_1.0, whole genome shotgun sequence genome, one window contains:
- the LOC127138484 gene encoding ATP synthase subunit gamma, mitochondrial, whose product MAMAAAMRREGKRLAPLMSSQPINNTLRSTLISPLDQSSIGGARSISTQIVRNRMKSVKNIQKITKAMKMVAASKLRAVQTRAENSRGLWQPFTALLGDAISVDVKKNVVITVSSDKGLCGGINSTSVKISRALSKLNSGPDKETKYVILGEKAKAQLIRDSKKDIALSLTELQKNPLNYTQVSVLADDILKNVEYDALRIVFNKFQSVVQFIPTVSTVLSPEIVEREAEAGGTLGELDSYEIEGGETKSEVLQNLSEFQFSCVMFNAVLENACSEQGARMSAMDSSSRNAGDMLDRLTLTYNRTRQASITTELIEIISGASALTG is encoded by the exons ATGGCGATGGCTGCTGCGATGCGACGCGAAGGGAAGCGTTTGGCTCCTCTCATGTCTTCCCAACCAATCAACAACACTCTCCGATCCACCCTCATCTCTCCGTT AGACCAATCTTCAATTGGAGGAGCTCGTTCAATTTCCACCCAAATTG TGAGAAATCGGATGAAGAGTGTGAAGAATATCCAGAAAATCACTAAGGCAATGAAGATGGTTGCTGCATCCAAACTACGAGCTGTTCAAACTAGGGCTGAAAATTCACGTGGCTTGTGGCAGCCATTTACGGCTCTTCTCGGCGATGCTATAA GTGTTGATGTCAAGAAGAATGTTGTTATTACCGTTTCTTCAGACAAAGGTCTTTGTGGTGGAATCAACTCCACCTCTGTAAAGATAAGCAGAGCGTTGAGCAAGTTGAATTCTG GACCTGATAAAGAGACCAAGTATGTCATATTGGGAGAGAAGGCTAAGGCTCAGTTGATTCGTGACTCAAAGAAAGACATTGCACTCAGCTTGACTGAGCTGCAAAAGAATCCTCTGAATTATACTCAG GTGTCTGTCTTGGCTGATGACATTTTGAAGAATGTGGAGTATGATGCACTTAGGATTGTTTTCAATAAGTTTCAGTCGGTTGTGCAATTTATACCAACAGTGTCAACTGTACTGTCCCCTGAG ATTGTTGAAAGAGAGGCTGAAGCTGGTGGAACACTCGGTGAACTGGATTCCTATGAGATTGAAGGGGGTGAGACAAAATCAGAAGTTCTTCAGAATCTGTCAGAGTTCCAGTTTTCTTGT GTCATGTTCAATGCAGTGTTGGAGAATGCCTGCAGTGAGCAAGGAGCAAGGATGTCTGCCATGGACAGCTCTAGCAGGAATGCTGGGGATATGCTTGATCGTCTGACCCTCACTTATAACAG AACTCGTCAAGCATCAATCACCACAGAATTGATTGAGATTATCTCTGGAGCATCAGCACTGACTGGTTAA